In Herpetosiphonaceae bacterium, the following are encoded in one genomic region:
- a CDS encoding tetratricopeptide repeat protein produces MAGNRAIFERAMEQGRAAAQREDWTTALKEMLRAVQEIPNDLDARSSLAVALYHNEKYPQAIQLLEELRKRRRDDPFTLAYLARAYEGNQEPAKAVPLLVQLGDQALEQRIIPDALEAFEEAVRLMPQDPDLRIRLAEMFVEAGDMRRAAEQCVEIARIRHAAGDMPGAEEAVDEALSLDSANRTAQALKAELSQRALQAEPEPAYQPMPEPEPAYVPEPEPMRFGTGGLYERPLSNEQLLAQAAAQREAGNGTGALRLYERALEQGADHPDLFYSLGMLYQEHNQHAKAIDLLRKVTGNDEYALSAHYALGDSLKATGDIQAAAEEYETTIRLVDLESIGRAEADDLIAMYRAAAECYAELSELSRAASLYGTLAGFLQSKRWGKEMADEFHARAKEFTERAMFAKLRTMGTGTLPVERVIAPEPEEAPAQTTWGSLPSFTDFLRGDTPAAEEQADDPFAVLDSLPATEQHVFAPVTPIDTSGCDDTIVRFIEASGRFIEQGLVWAAVDACHEIIRHDNNYLPVHLRLGEIYEREGRIEDALNKYRTLIDTYTARGQEIEAIDAYHRMIELSPEATTMRGQLVDLLRKAKRGEEAVEQALIVANTYFKQGQTSRALEEYRRIQTWAPPSARLHQEYGQALLKLERWEAAQFEFRRAVQLDPNAPVGLAQLNLTMAVLGQNEQAMWDSFAALLQKLNAEPQHHPAVQAEYRAALLIVDTPILHYLLGLIQQVADQHASAMMSFEQALSLLVMEERPQLSPILVHQAMAESYLEQDQAQEAIDQLHTVQRLFVEQPLHIVSMHGFARPLTESELQRKLAKALSSVGQWDAAIKALKICQQFDPAEPSAYMQLADIYARQGNMEAALDQYSQLATVHESRQQLDRAIEALEQAARVEPSAMAIRSRLAQMLIRRGILDRGLKELTEVASLQRGAGEIKEAVASLQQAAEIQWMLGKLDQVYHLYDMIVAFAPEDIDARQQLVNLHILAGRRDAAIAEQRRIARICNDQKNYTEAISCFHQIIALDPADADAYESLGDLLMRQQEYDQAVRLYKRLGRLRPNDERVEALQAAAERMLVQSQGE; encoded by the coding sequence ATCCCCAGGCGATCCAGCTGCTCGAAGAGCTGCGCAAGCGCCGCCGCGACGATCCCTTCACGCTGGCGTATCTTGCTCGCGCCTACGAGGGCAACCAGGAGCCCGCCAAAGCGGTGCCGCTGCTGGTGCAGCTTGGCGATCAGGCGCTTGAGCAGCGGATCATCCCCGATGCGCTGGAAGCCTTTGAAGAGGCCGTGCGCCTCATGCCACAGGACCCCGATCTCCGCATCCGGCTGGCCGAGATGTTCGTCGAGGCTGGCGACATGCGCCGCGCGGCAGAGCAGTGCGTCGAGATTGCGCGCATTCGACACGCGGCAGGCGACATGCCCGGCGCCGAGGAGGCCGTCGACGAAGCGCTGAGCCTTGACTCGGCCAACCGCACCGCCCAGGCGCTCAAGGCGGAGCTGAGCCAGCGCGCGCTGCAAGCGGAGCCTGAGCCAGCCTATCAGCCGATGCCGGAGCCTGAGCCAGCCTACGTGCCCGAACCGGAGCCGATGCGCTTCGGCACGGGCGGCCTCTACGAGCGACCGCTCTCGAACGAGCAGCTCCTGGCCCAGGCTGCCGCGCAGCGCGAGGCCGGGAACGGCACGGGCGCGCTGCGGCTGTATGAGCGCGCGCTTGAGCAGGGCGCTGATCATCCCGATCTTTTTTATAGCCTGGGCATGCTCTACCAGGAGCACAACCAGCACGCCAAAGCGATCGACCTGCTCCGCAAAGTTACCGGCAACGACGAGTATGCGCTCTCGGCGCACTACGCCCTGGGCGACTCGCTCAAGGCCACGGGCGACATCCAGGCCGCCGCCGAAGAGTACGAGACGACGATCCGCCTGGTTGATCTGGAATCGATCGGACGCGCTGAGGCCGACGATCTGATCGCCATGTACCGCGCCGCAGCCGAGTGCTATGCCGAGCTAAGCGAGCTTTCGCGGGCGGCCTCGCTCTACGGCACACTTGCGGGCTTTCTCCAGAGCAAGCGCTGGGGCAAGGAGATGGCCGACGAGTTCCACGCGCGCGCGAAAGAGTTTACCGAGCGGGCGATGTTCGCCAAGCTGCGCACGATGGGCACCGGCACGCTGCCCGTCGAGCGCGTGATCGCGCCGGAGCCGGAGGAAGCGCCCGCGCAGACCACCTGGGGCTCGCTGCCGTCGTTTACCGACTTCCTGCGCGGCGACACGCCCGCAGCCGAGGAGCAGGCGGACGATCCGTTCGCGGTGCTGGACAGCCTGCCCGCAACCGAGCAGCACGTCTTCGCGCCGGTGACGCCGATCGATACCAGCGGCTGCGACGACACGATCGTTCGGTTCATCGAGGCCAGCGGGCGCTTCATCGAGCAGGGCCTCGTGTGGGCCGCCGTCGACGCCTGCCACGAGATCATTCGCCACGACAACAACTACCTACCGGTCCATCTGCGCCTGGGCGAGATCTACGAGCGCGAGGGCCGTATCGAGGACGCGCTGAACAAATACCGCACGCTGATCGATACCTACACCGCGCGCGGCCAGGAGATCGAGGCGATCGATGCCTACCATCGGATGATCGAGCTATCGCCTGAGGCCACCACCATGCGCGGCCAGCTGGTCGACCTGCTGCGCAAAGCGAAGCGCGGCGAGGAGGCCGTCGAGCAGGCGCTGATCGTCGCCAACACCTATTTCAAGCAGGGCCAGACCAGCCGCGCGCTCGAAGAGTACCGCCGCATCCAGACCTGGGCACCGCCGTCGGCGAGGCTGCACCAGGAGTACGGCCAGGCGCTGCTCAAGCTGGAGCGCTGGGAGGCCGCGCAGTTCGAGTTCCGCCGCGCGGTGCAGCTCGACCCGAACGCGCCCGTTGGGCTGGCGCAGTTGAACCTGACGATGGCGGTCCTGGGCCAGAATGAGCAGGCAATGTGGGACTCGTTCGCGGCGCTGCTTCAGAAGCTCAACGCCGAGCCGCAGCATCATCCAGCCGTCCAGGCCGAGTATCGGGCGGCGCTGCTGATCGTGGATACGCCGATCTTGCACTACCTGCTGGGCCTGATCCAGCAAGTCGCCGATCAGCATGCGTCGGCGATGATGTCGTTCGAGCAGGCGCTCAGCCTGCTGGTGATGGAAGAGCGTCCGCAGCTCTCGCCGATCCTGGTGCATCAGGCGATGGCCGAGAGCTACCTGGAGCAGGATCAGGCGCAGGAGGCGATCGATCAGCTACATACCGTGCAGCGCCTCTTCGTCGAGCAGCCGCTCCACATCGTCAGCATGCATGGGTTTGCCCGTCCGCTCACCGAGAGCGAGCTTCAGCGCAAGCTGGCGAAGGCGCTCAGCAGCGTTGGGCAGTGGGATGCCGCGATCAAGGCGCTGAAGATCTGCCAGCAGTTCGATCCGGCAGAGCCGAGCGCCTACATGCAGCTCGCCGACATCTACGCCAGGCAGGGCAACATGGAGGCCGCGCTCGATCAGTACAGCCAGCTTGCCACAGTGCATGAGAGCCGTCAGCAGCTCGACCGCGCGATCGAGGCGCTGGAGCAGGCCGCCAGGGTCGAGCCCAGCGCGATGGCGATCCGCTCGCGGCTGGCCCAGATGCTGATCCGTCGCGGCATTCTCGATCGCGGTCTGAAGGAATTAACCGAAGTAGCCTCGCTCCAGCGCGGCGCCGGGGAGATCAAAGAGGCGGTCGCATCGCTCCAGCAGGCCGCCGAGATCCAGTGGATGCTCGGCAAGCTCGATCAGGTCTATCATCTGTACGACATGATCGTCGCGTTCGCGCCTGAGGACATCGACGCGCGCCAGCAGCTTGTCAACCTGCATATTCTGGCCGGACGCCGCGACGCCGCGATTGCCGAGCAGCGCCGGATCGCGCGCATCTGCAACGATCAAAAGAACTACACCGAGGCCATTAGCTGCTTCCACCAGATCATTGCGCTCGATCCCGCCGACGCCGACGCCTACGAGAGCCTGGGCGATCTGCTGATGCGGCAGCAAGAGTACGATCAGGCCGTGCGGCTGTATAAGCGCCTGGGACGTCTACGGCCCAACGACGAGCGCGTCGAGGCGCTGCAAGCGGCGGCGGAGCGCATGCTCGTGCAGAGCCAGGGAGAGTAG
- the cdaA gene encoding diadenylate cyclase CdaA produces MLDLSEFWSRLNPFQYPGNTADIVIVAVIFWWLLGIIRGTRAVQLLRGVTVLLIATFAIGSVLQLQTVEWLLSNAIRPALFVAIPVLFQPELRRALEALGRTSEAFTRRPFGANHSDLATTINILVRAAAQLSQQQTGALMVIERNTGLQEYADRGVILDARLSVPLLLNIFFVNSPLHDLAVIVRGSRILAANAVLPLSENVVGMPRYGSRHRAALGVSEQSDAIAVVVSEETGSISVATNGRMVRHLSENRLRKLLAELLNVTLEEPQ; encoded by the coding sequence ATGCTTGATTTATCAGAATTTTGGAGTCGGCTCAATCCATTCCAGTATCCAGGCAACACCGCCGATATTGTGATCGTCGCGGTGATCTTCTGGTGGCTGCTGGGCATCATTCGGGGCACGCGAGCCGTGCAACTGCTGCGCGGCGTCACCGTCCTGCTGATCGCAACGTTCGCGATCGGCTCGGTGCTGCAACTGCAAACCGTGGAGTGGCTGCTCAGCAACGCGATCCGTCCAGCGCTCTTCGTGGCGATCCCGGTGCTGTTTCAGCCTGAGCTACGCCGCGCGCTCGAAGCGCTGGGCCGGACCAGCGAGGCGTTTACCCGCCGCCCCTTCGGCGCGAACCACAGCGATCTGGCGACGACGATCAATATTCTGGTGCGGGCTGCCGCGCAGCTCTCACAGCAGCAGACCGGCGCGCTGATGGTGATCGAGCGCAACACGGGGCTGCAAGAGTACGCCGACCGGGGCGTGATCCTCGATGCGCGGCTGTCTGTACCGCTGCTGCTCAACATCTTCTTTGTCAACTCGCCGCTGCACGATCTGGCCGTGATTGTCCGTGGCAGCCGCATCCTGGCCGCCAACGCCGTGCTGCCGCTCAGCGAAAACGTCGTCGGCATGCCGCGCTACGGCTCGCGGCACCGCGCCGCGCTGGGCGTGAGCGAGCAATCGGACGCGATTGCCGTCGTCGTCTCGGAGGAGACGGGCAGCATCTCGGTGGCGACGAACGGGCGCATGGTGCGGCATCTGAGCGAGAACCGTCTGCGCAAGCTACTGGCCGAGCTGCTCAACGTGACGCTTGAGGAGCCTCAATGA
- a CDS encoding CdaR family protein translates to MRRLRTSGLQFLLALMLSLALWTYVSFTENPTEQEAFEVPVTLIDPHEGLVLVDATTGEPAEPKILTTLQVTGPQLNLDELDTESFTATADLSTLEAGLHSVPIRVRWPSTVRVRSHNPASLQVRLVPEATRTMTVTRDVQGQLPFLFELEDISLATDQVVASGPQDLMARIERVSLPIDLQGRTANFTREIEPIALDENGDPVSGITLRPNRIKVNVQIESRVEVQRASVLPSFTGQPAPGYTTERIDWAPKFVEIIASQAITVALETEKIDLAGRTESFTQTVSVIKPTGIQTQLLTERITVTVPVVPFQVPSNVPLFVPVTPVNLGSDLAVTADPPTLTITVSGTFDQLSQLANATVQATVDLSGLGPGTYQRPAAIPLPQGLQIVGDQPQVTVTIAPSPPGQPSPAPTTNGG, encoded by the coding sequence ATGAGACGACTACGCACATCCGGCCTCCAGTTTTTGCTGGCGCTGATGCTTTCTCTAGCGCTCTGGACCTACGTCTCGTTTACGGAAAATCCGACCGAGCAGGAAGCGTTCGAGGTGCCAGTCACGCTGATCGATCCCCATGAGGGGCTGGTGCTGGTCGATGCGACTACCGGCGAGCCAGCGGAGCCCAAGATCCTCACCACGCTTCAGGTCACGGGGCCGCAGCTTAATCTGGACGAGCTGGATACCGAAAGCTTCACGGCGACCGCCGATCTGAGCACCCTGGAGGCGGGCCTGCACTCGGTGCCGATTCGTGTCAGATGGCCGAGCACCGTGCGGGTGCGCAGCCACAATCCGGCCTCCCTACAGGTGCGGCTGGTGCCGGAAGCCACGCGGACCATGACGGTGACGCGCGATGTGCAGGGCCAGCTTCCGTTCTTATTCGAGCTGGAAGATATTTCGCTCGCAACCGATCAGGTCGTCGCCAGCGGGCCGCAAGACCTGATGGCCCGCATCGAGCGCGTCAGCCTGCCGATCGATTTGCAGGGCCGCACCGCAAACTTCACCAGGGAGATCGAGCCGATCGCCCTCGACGAGAATGGCGATCCGGTAAGCGGGATCACGCTCAGGCCCAATCGGATCAAAGTCAACGTGCAGATCGAGTCGCGGGTGGAAGTCCAGCGCGCCTCGGTGCTGCCCTCCTTTACGGGACAGCCAGCGCCCGGTTATACCACCGAGCGTATCGATTGGGCTCCCAAGTTCGTTGAAATTATTGCGTCGCAGGCGATCACCGTGGCGCTCGAAACCGAGAAGATCGACCTGGCGGGGCGGACCGAGTCGTTCACCCAGACGGTGAGCGTGATCAAGCCGACGGGCATTCAGACCCAACTGCTGACGGAGCGTATCACCGTCACGGTGCCGGTGGTGCCCTTCCAGGTTCCATCAAATGTGCCGCTGTTTGTACCGGTGACACCGGTCAATCTCGGATCGGATCTGGCAGTGACCGCCGATCCGCCGACGCTGACGATCACGGTGTCGGGCACGTTCGATCAGTTGAGCCAGCTTGCGAACGCGACGGTTCAGGCGACCGTCGATCTGAGCGGGCTGGGACCCGGCACATACCAGCGCCCGGCGGCGATTCCGCTTCCGCAGGGGCTACAAATCGTGGGCGATCAGCCACAGGTGACGGTGACGATCGCGCCCAGTCCGCCGGGCCAGCCATCGCCCGCGCCAACAACGAACGGAGGTTAA
- the glmS gene encoding glutamine--fructose-6-phosphate transaminase (isomerizing) has product MCGIVGYVGSREATEVVVSGLQRLEYRGYDSAGIAILNGGDFQVRRSVGKLSNLQQRLRAEPTHGRQGIGHTRWATHGGVTEANAHPHRSDSGDIVVIQNGIFENYLEQKGQLVEAGVTFHSQTDTEVIAHLIERETQATGDFVSGFRRAMQQLRGGNAVVAMHRQQPGLILAARLGNAGGVVIGLGEDENFIASDIPAILDYTQQVLFLEDGELAIITDQTVRVERISGEAVTKQPQRINWDPVAAAKGGYKHFMLKEIFEQTRSITDTLHDRIDLENARVDLDTLTLSDEQLRAIDKIYIVACGTAWHAGLIAKFVIEALARVRVEVDYGSEFRYRNPILDQGTLMIAITQSGETVDTLVPMELAREAGVPCLGIVNAVGSQAARLSDAGVIYLNAGPEIAVASTKVFTCMLIAAYLFALKLGEVKGQIDRAMMREHLQALLALPNKLGTLLQQTARYEQLAERYRHTTDMLFLGRGISYPIALEGALKLKEISYIHAEGYPAGEMKHGPIALIDEQMPVVCIAVRDNVYDKMLSNIEQVKTRGGEVIAIVTEGDTTARDKADFVIEVPRTLPLLSPVLTVVPLQLLSYYCALRRGADVDQPRNLAKSVTVE; this is encoded by the coding sequence ATGTGTGGCATTGTAGGATATGTCGGATCGCGCGAGGCGACAGAGGTGGTGGTGAGCGGGCTGCAACGGCTGGAGTATCGCGGCTACGACTCGGCGGGCATTGCGATCTTGAACGGCGGCGATTTCCAGGTGCGTCGCTCCGTGGGCAAGCTCAGCAATCTTCAGCAGCGGCTACGTGCCGAGCCAACGCACGGACGGCAAGGCATCGGGCATACGCGCTGGGCAACGCACGGCGGCGTCACCGAGGCCAACGCGCATCCGCATCGCTCCGACAGCGGCGATATTGTCGTGATCCAGAACGGCATCTTCGAGAACTACCTTGAGCAAAAGGGCCAGCTCGTCGAGGCCGGCGTGACGTTTCACTCGCAGACGGATACCGAGGTGATCGCGCATCTGATCGAGCGCGAGACGCAGGCTACGGGCGATTTTGTGAGCGGCTTCCGGCGCGCGATGCAGCAGCTTCGCGGCGGTAACGCGGTGGTGGCGATGCATCGCCAGCAGCCTGGGCTGATCCTGGCGGCGCGGCTGGGCAACGCTGGCGGCGTGGTGATCGGGCTGGGCGAGGACGAGAACTTTATCGCCTCCGATATTCCGGCGATTCTGGACTACACCCAGCAGGTGCTTTTTCTGGAGGACGGCGAGCTGGCGATCATCACGGATCAGACGGTGCGCGTCGAGCGCATCAGCGGCGAGGCGGTAACAAAGCAGCCGCAGCGGATCAACTGGGACCCTGTGGCGGCGGCCAAGGGCGGCTACAAGCATTTCATGCTCAAAGAGATCTTCGAGCAGACGCGCTCGATTACCGATACGCTCCATGACCGGATCGATCTCGAAAACGCGCGCGTAGACCTCGACACGCTCACGCTCAGCGACGAGCAGCTTCGCGCGATCGACAAAATCTATATCGTCGCCTGCGGCACCGCGTGGCACGCCGGGCTGATCGCCAAGTTCGTGATCGAGGCGCTCGCCCGCGTGCGGGTGGAGGTCGACTACGGCTCCGAGTTCCGCTACCGCAATCCGATCCTCGACCAGGGCACGCTGATGATCGCTATCACCCAGTCGGGCGAGACGGTGGATACGCTGGTGCCGATGGAGCTGGCGCGCGAGGCGGGCGTGCCCTGCCTGGGCATCGTCAACGCGGTCGGCTCGCAGGCGGCGCGGCTCAGCGATGCCGGCGTGATCTACCTCAACGCCGGACCGGAGATCGCCGTAGCCTCGACCAAAGTCTTCACCTGTATGCTGATCGCGGCGTATCTGTTCGCGCTCAAGCTGGGCGAGGTCAAGGGGCAGATCGATCGGGCGATGATGCGCGAACATTTGCAGGCGCTGCTGGCACTGCCCAACAAGCTCGGCACGCTGCTCCAGCAGACCGCGCGCTACGAGCAGCTCGCGGAGCGCTACCGCCACACGACGGATATGCTCTTCCTGGGACGCGGCATCAGCTACCCGATTGCGCTCGAAGGCGCGCTGAAGCTCAAAGAGATCTCGTACATCCATGCCGAGGGCTACCCGGCGGGCGAGATGAAGCACGGCCCGATCGCGCTGATCGACGAGCAGATGCCGGTGGTCTGCATCGCCGTGCGCGACAACGTGTACGATAAGATGCTCTCGAACATCGAGCAGGTCAAGACGCGCGGCGGCGAGGTGATCGCGATCGTCACCGAGGGCGATACTACTGCGCGCGACAAGGCCGACTTCGTGATCGAGGTGCCGCGCACGCTGCCGCTGCTCTCGCCTGTGCTGACGGTGGTGCCGCTGCAACTGCTGAGCTACTACTGCGCGCTGCGGCGCGGCGCGGATGTCGATCAGCCGCGCAATCTGGCGAAGAGCGTCACCGTGGAGTAG
- a CDS encoding phosphatase domain-containing protein translates to MARWRQIIGTIAHNADEYFDELRHRLSQRFGGDDPITIVPYYGHGTADQFFLGGRVLEQPGVSAATDNDSLWDNLVNTYRRFESDEIPGARIMARFQGVEQEVVADSEGFFQVQLRPAQPLPADRLRHEVALEVREPQWAAHGPAKATGCVFVPPPHAQFGVISDIDDTVVRTDAANLLRMARSVFLGNARTRLPFKGVAALYRALQQGTASSEAAPDVNPLFYVSSSPWNLYDLLLEFFTLHNIPHGPIFLRDWGISEQEILPTQHRGHKLAAIRQVLDRYPHLPFILIGDSGQEDPEIYHEVVRLYPGRIPAVYIRNVSHTPERPAAIRKLAEEIIAVGSTLILADDTLAVARHAAEQGWIAPETVWMIEMERELDAAPAGPAERLLGETQAAAAPTVVIDEESADQTQAAVEGGAIEQALQSGDRDEPPPTVIVEGEKE, encoded by the coding sequence ATGGCACGCTGGCGACAGATCATCGGCACAATCGCGCATAACGCGGACGAGTACTTTGACGAGCTGAGACACCGGCTGTCGCAGCGCTTCGGCGGCGACGATCCGATCACGATCGTCCCATACTACGGCCACGGCACCGCCGATCAGTTCTTCCTCGGCGGTCGCGTGCTGGAGCAGCCGGGCGTGAGCGCCGCCACCGACAACGACTCGCTGTGGGATAATCTGGTCAATACCTACCGACGCTTCGAGAGCGACGAGATCCCCGGCGCGCGCATCATGGCGCGCTTCCAGGGCGTCGAGCAGGAGGTTGTCGCCGACAGCGAGGGTTTTTTCCAGGTCCAGCTCAGGCCAGCGCAGCCGCTGCCCGCCGACCGCCTGCGGCACGAGGTGGCGCTTGAGGTGCGCGAGCCGCAGTGGGCGGCGCATGGACCGGCAAAGGCTACCGGCTGCGTCTTCGTCCCGCCGCCGCATGCCCAGTTCGGCGTGATCAGCGACATCGACGACACCGTAGTGCGAACCGACGCCGCCAATCTGCTGCGCATGGCGCGAAGCGTCTTTCTGGGCAACGCGCGCACCCGGCTGCCCTTCAAGGGCGTGGCCGCGCTCTACCGGGCGCTGCAACAGGGCACCGCGTCGTCCGAAGCGGCGCCCGATGTCAACCCGCTCTTCTATGTGTCGAGCAGCCCGTGGAACCTGTACGACCTGCTGCTTGAGTTCTTCACGCTGCACAACATTCCCCACGGCCCGATCTTCCTGCGCGACTGGGGCATCTCCGAGCAGGAGATCCTGCCGACACAGCATCGCGGCCATAAGCTGGCGGCGATCCGGCAGGTGCTCGATCGCTATCCACATCTGCCGTTCATTCTGATCGGCGACAGCGGCCAGGAAGATCCCGAAATCTATCACGAGGTGGTCCGGCTCTACCCCGGACGAATCCCGGCGGTCTACATTCGCAACGTCAGCCATACGCCTGAGCGCCCGGCGGCAATCCGCAAGCTGGCCGAGGAGATCATCGCCGTTGGCAGCACGCTGATCCTGGCCGACGACACGCTGGCCGTTGCCCGTCATGCCGCCGAGCAGGGCTGGATCGCGCCAGAGACGGTCTGGATGATCGAGATGGAGCGTGAGCTGGACGCGGCACCCGCCGGTCCTGCCGAGCGGCTGCTGGGCGAGACGCAAGCAGCCGCAGCGCCGACGGTGGTCATCGACGAGGAGAGCGCCGACCAGACGCAGGCGGCGGTCGAGGGCGGGGCGATCGAGCAGGCGTTGCAGAGCGGCGATCGGGACGAGCCGCCGCCGACGGTGATCGTCGAGGGCGAGAAGGAGTAG